A window of the Pseudomonas gozinkensis genome harbors these coding sequences:
- a CDS encoding GtrA family protein, with translation MSKQFLTFLLTGGTAAAINFGSRIIYNLWVSFSTAVVLAYITGMITAFILSKLFVFSESQQSVHKSAIFFVLVNLVAVLQTFLISMGLAYYALPKMGITILAPEIAHAVGVIVPVFTSYLGHKRWSFR, from the coding sequence ATGTCCAAACAGTTCCTGACTTTTCTACTGACAGGAGGCACTGCAGCGGCCATAAATTTTGGATCCAGGATAATATATAACTTGTGGGTGAGTTTTTCCACTGCAGTCGTCCTGGCTTACATTACAGGAATGATTACCGCCTTTATTCTCTCAAAGCTTTTTGTTTTTTCGGAGAGCCAACAATCAGTACATAAATCGGCGATATTCTTCGTGCTCGTTAATTTGGTAGCAGTATTGCAAACCTTTTTGATCAGCATGGGACTTGCTTATTACGCCCTGCCAAAAATGGGGATTACTATACTGGCACCGGAAATAGCTCATGCCGTGGGGGTAATTGTTCCGGTATTCACAAGCTATCTTGGACATAAACGATGGTCCTTCCGTTGA